The nucleotide window GCCATAGTAGAAGCAGGCTCAGAAACAGACAAAACAAACTGTAGATGAGAATACCAACGGCGGAGCCAATGGCCTCGGATGGGAGCTGGGCGGCCATCTCACATGGCACTCACTAGGGTAGAGTTGCAGTGCACATTCTACAATATAAGATCTGAACTATGTAGCTACTAGGGAAGCATGATGTGCGAGACGGGGGGTATAAGACAGATATGCCTCGTGGGGCGAGACAGAGGACGGGACTAAGGTCCCAACAGTTCGCCCCTTGGATGCTAGTCTGATGCTACTCTGACCCTCTTGACACAGACTCACGACAGAAAGCGGGATGGTGACCGAGGGTCCAGGCTCGAGGTGTGGAAAAAAGCTGGGGATAGTGCATCCTGATGGCTGTCCGAGCGCTCGCTTGGCCTGGTAAGTTGATGTCGGTCAGAAAGTCCGCATTCTGTCGGCAGGACCGGAGGCTGAATGGTGGTAAGGGTACTACCTAGTTTGACAGACGGTTCCAATCCGGATCTCGCTTGGGCGAAACGAATGCGAGCAAGCACCTGCATATAGTGGCATTGCATCcctggagaagatggatcGGAAGAGGGCGAATGAGACCCGACGGAACATGGTAGGAGCATGTTGCCTTTCTGCTACCAACATATATTAAAGCATCCACATAGCCGACCCTCCCCCTCTGTTCCTCTCCCCGAGACGCCGACGCCCTAAGGTGAAACGGGGTCCATCCTTGACTTGACCCGCACTCCGGAGATAGTCGAGCACTTGGCATGAGTGGGAGGAGTAGTGTAGCAGCGGCGGCTCGACAATGGAAAAACTCGAGTACATACCAAGAGGAAGATCCCATTCTGCAGGAACCGGGTGACCAACTCTTGAGGCCATGGGTCGTCGAGGGCTGGGCGACTTGGCTTGGACTAGTGTACACCAATTTCATGACCCATTGACCAAACAGAGGCAAGCTTTACCTAGCCtgactacctctagcaagaggaagaaggacggCTTCTTTCGTATTGAAAACGACACTATACTAGTGTAATGTGTACCTAGTGTAGACTATGGTCGGCGATTGGTACTGTAATGGCACTCGGCAACAGGATCTGCAGTTGGGTCacctacactagtgtacccTAAcattgattttttttttttttttttccaataGCGTGGCCGGGATTCCACGTGGATAGATAGTGTAAGTAGCCCGGCAAGAGATGAACCCGAGGTCAAAGCGTAGAATATTCTTCGGTGTTAGGGATTGCAATTTGGctgaaggggaagggaaggaaaaaggaagcaGATGTCACAGTGAAGGGAACCCACCTGTTGGCGGCTGCCTTTCTTCCAGATTCGGCATGTATGATCCGAGTGTCATGACCGATGACAGATGACAGGCGGGTCCGTTTAAGGAAACCGGCTGGACGGAGATGGAAGCATGCAATTGTGGATGTAACCGGGAGCACCCCGGCCTACATAGCACCTCTAGAGGGTGCATCGCCCCACACCATAGGGCACTTACCCCCCTAGCTCGTCATCTCCACCCAAACACTGAATATTACGGGTCAAGGCCCCCTGATGGCGTGAGCTTCGGCCCTACTATGTAACTGCAGTGGATCTCCTGCCTGGTGCTTACCCCACTTCAGCTGCAGCCGCGTCTCCATGGAAACTTCTGTGAGTGGACAGCACAAACAGCTACGCTACTGTACAAGTATACTTTGTCAAAGTACCTCGACACTCCCCACCATCTTTCTGGACGCGATCGGGACACCACGCGTCGGTTGGGATACCTATTCTCATTGTCAGCGGCAGTTCGAATTGATTCGGGTTCAAGGTTTATTTATCGATATCCGTGCACACGTCACTCCATCaccacatccatccatccatccatccatccatccagcacCATGGAGGAAGAATGGGAACCACCAGTGCCGGCCGGGTATAACGACGCCAACCGTGCCTTCATCCAAGCCTTCATGGCACGAGGCACCCTGACCTTTCCCGAAGGACAGAAGCTCGTTGCCGCGATTCTCTCAGCCACCGAGGGCGAGACCGTGGACCCGCAGTCCATCACCCAGGACACATTCGCCGGCTTTGTTCGCACCGCCCGCGAGGCTGTGGAGCCTCTTGACTACGACATCCGCAGCTCTCGGGACCAGCTTCGAAATGGAGAGCGCATCTGGGCCTTCATCAACGCCCACAGCGACCCTGCCACCCAGATGGCCACCACCCGCTCTCCCGAGGAGGTAGCCTACATTAAGCGCTTGATGGACCTCCTGTTCGACGAGTACAACACCGTACGAATGGAGGTGATGGCCGTCGACGAGGGACAAGCCCTCAAAGCCTCTCGTCCCAGCAAGCGGCGAGAGAGTCAGCATGTAAAcggcgaagacgaggaaggccAACCATCCACCACCGCATCCGACCGTGGTCTCAAGCATTCCGAGGTTCTGTCCCTCCTCTCCAGCCTCGTGGCCGAAGGCTGGCTGGAGAAGAGCCGTGCCGGGTTTTACAGCCTCAGTCCGCGCGCGCTGATTGAGATGTGGAGCTGGCTGGTTGCCACTTACAACGACGATTCGCCGTCGGCTAGGGACTGGCAGCGCATCAAGTTCTGTGAGTCGTGCAAGGAGATTGTCACGTACGGCCAGCGCTGCTCGGAGAGGGACTGCACCGTTCGGCTGCACGACATTTGCGAGGACCGCTACTGGCGCACGAGGAGGGGAGAGAAGAAGTGCCCCAAGTGCGAGACTGAGTGGACCGGAAACCACTTTGTCGGCGAGCGGGCTATTACCTCACGCCAGGCTTACCAGAGGGGCAGAGGCGGCCGGGCTAATGGCAACGGCAGTGGCAGACGGAGCGATTTGGAAGAGGCAGTCGCCGCTCAGCaagaggctgctgctgatgatgacgatgaggacaTGGCGGAGGCTTGAAAATGTCCTGTTGCATGGTTTACTCAGCAGTGGCCCAGCGGTGTTGCCATAACACTagtctttctttttttctacaAAACACCCGACGTCAATCCAGCACAGACAAACGTTCGTCAACTGGCGACAAATAGTTGGGTTTGTATTACGAAATACCCAGGATATCTGAGATGGAGTATCACGACACTCCAGGGGCACAGCGCCCCAGCTTCGCGAAACACATAAAAGTTTTGAACATGTACAAGTCTTCTTTGGAAGACGGAAGACGCTTTGATTTTTGTTAGACTACACACATACAGCGCCATCACTCACCTTACCCTTTTAGCGCCAAAAGGCCGGCGATCATGTTACCCCTGACTGTGCTCGGCCCAGCCAGCCACCCGCCCCTCCGTCTCGCAATCTCCGCCGATCAACCCTTGGCCCCGTACACTAACACTACTGTCGGTCAAATTTACTTGATAAAGCGACTAGCCCGGACTTGAGTCAGGACAGCATCATACCTGGACAGTCAGGTCCAAACTACTGCGATATACAGGGGCGCAAGACAAGCAAGCCGAAAGCGCTATAAAGCAGAATAGACCAACAAACAAAcgaagaaaaataaaatagttgAAGCTGGTACTCCGCCTTGGAGAGTTACAGTTAACCTCATGTGTGGGGAGGGACAGCCTGCCAGCTACTCGCCGCGAGGCTATTTGAGATCGAGATCGCGTGGCCAGCGGCTATGATGGAAGGAGAACGTTCGCCGAACTTTGatatttcttctttgttgTTCTGCTTTCTGGTGAGGAGAGAACAGCATGGCAAGCACACGTTAAATTCAAATCGCTAAGCGAAGATCCCTCCTGGATTATGGACATGATGTATACACGATAATGAAGGTTATgcagaaagagagagggagagaaagagccGAAACAGTCAAACCCCCCAATGCTGCCTCCAAGAACAATCAGTATGTCTTCTTGCTACTCCTCCATTGCTGGTCTGCCCAAGTGTCTCGTGCGTGGTGAAcacaccatcatcctcgaGTGCCTTTCCTGGTGTgtgaaggaggcggagatAGTCGGCCTGCCTGCCTTTATGAAGTACTTGCGTTGACAACTTGACGGTTCTAGCGTGGGGGCCAATGAGCAGCTTGCGTTGTGGGATGAAGGATGTGGTGTGtatacctactattacaTTCTCTGGTAAAGAGAATCACACTTGCGGAGGTTTCCTTGCGGTTGAAGAAGTGAGGGAAGGACCGCTGGGCCCGTGGCGAGCGAGGTATCCGCAATGGGACGTGGTCCTCTTTGAATGGATTCCGCTACGCTGTCGAGAATGGAATGATAGAATATTATCGATGGGAAACCTTTTGATTTCGGTTGCGAGAATCCGACGATACACCCAGTCGGACTAAGATGTCATTTTACTGCTTATGTGTGTTTGTTGATCCGTCCAGGAATCTCACGAATACCGTTCTCGATGCTCGTTTATGCCCATCGGCCGTCACAAGACCGGCTGACACTCATCCCCAAGTAGTAGAGATTGCAACACCTTTTGGCAATTAACCAGTTCTCTACTATTTCTACCACTTGGGTATTTCTTTCAAAACTCCATCCGAGGCACACCTAACCATATGTAGCCTACCAGCCCTTGATGCATAGCCCTCACCACTCGCTGAAGATTGTAATCAGATATGCAAAAACAAATACAAAGCAAAAACAATTTTGCGAAGCCTCGACATAGTGAAACAGAACCGTGTTACGCTTCTGTCCCCAACCCAACTGAAAGCATTTCCAACCGGAACTGCAAACCTCTCTCGCCTCCATATCCATGAGTGACTGACTCCAGGTACGTCTCGTCTACTTGACAGCACGTGAACACCGCCATCGAAGTCCGTCCCACATGAGTCTGTCCCGGGATACCTAATCGTCCTGGACAAGCTCCTTGATTTCGTCCCGCCCACCAGGCAACAATTGCGCTCCGCCCCCACCCGTCGCCAGCAACTTCTCGGCGTCCTTCGCCGTGAGGTTGAAACGGTCAATCACCTTGCCACCGTCCTGGGCCCAGAAGCCAACTTCATCGATAATGTCGTAGACGATATCTTCGACTATTTGCTCCTCGTAGCGACCCGACACCGGCCGCAGGGGTTCTTGATTCGGCACACTTCCGTCGTCAAGCATGTCCACGTCGTCCTCATCGCCTACCCCgttctgctgcttctggGGAAGACCAGACCCAGGTGGTGGGAACCAGAAGTCTGGGCCAAAGTTCACCTCGACGGCGCCACCGCGGAAAACACTTACGGCTGGGTAGTATCCGACAGTTCCGTCGTCGAGAGCTTCTCTGCCGGCATGTGCCCCTGACTGAGTACTTTGTTTTGATGCGGGTGGTAGGAAGGCGAAGAGGTCAGTCCAAGGCGTGCCCATGTCCTTTCCATTTTTGTAAATCTTGATGTACGAGTTCGGCAGCGTCCGTAGCGACGGCAATGGGTGATTTGGGTTCGGCGGTTCCGGCGAGTTTGAGCTTGCCGATGCTACCGGCGCGGGACTGAACAAGTCTTCCAGCTCCTTGGTTGTGTGGTAGTCAATCTTCTCAAAGTAAATGTGTTGTTTGAACCGAATGGGGATCCGGTCCCGGATGATGTTGGGTGCCTCGAGCGATGGTTCGTCGTCTGCCAAGTCGACCGCAGGGTTATAATGCCCCGTTACAATCTTCCTGTGTAAATGTTCCGAAGGCAGCTGGATCTCCAGCCCGATCACATCTCCTTCTTTGATCTCCTCGCCAGGCGGGAAGAAGTCTTTCGGCCGTGACATGTGCACCTTTTGTCCAGCCACGTCTCGAATACCATAACTGTAGCAATCGAACCCGACGGGGGCGTCGAGAGAAGCCTCACGCCGCGCCCAGCCCACGCGAACGTGCCCATGCGCCTTGGTATCACCTTCGGAACCTGGCTCGCGCAGGGTGCCTCGAGTGACCTTGCACTCCCAATACCACCTGCCCTCTCGCACGGCCACGTTGGCTCGTGACATACGGAAGCCCTTGTCGGTGGTGACATGACGACCCTGTCGGTCAAAGTATACGTGGGAGGCAGAGTCCTCGAAGGCCATGTGGGCAGCGTACGGCTCGGTCTCGGTCTGGCGATAGTAGAACATGGAAGGAAACGTTGGGTCGGCTATACAGTGAGTGTAATGGAACGCTCGCTTGTTGAAGACACTGTAGGAAAAAGGCAAATCAGAATATGCTCCGCATGAATGGAGAATGGCGAAGGAGCAAATATAGATAAGACATACTGTTCGGTTGCATCAAAGAATTCGATGGTCTCGCCCTCGGGCCCTTGAACCTCATGATGGCTGGTGAAGACGGGACCGCGCGCGGGCTCGAAATCAGTAAGTTTGGGCGGAGCGAGCTTATAGCGCGCGGGGAGCAATTCGTTGATCAAGGGCTCTTTGTGTTGCTGCTTCGGGTCTGGAGTTGCTCTAGAACTATCGGAAccgcctgctgctgccttggcctccctcttcttgaaGGAGTCCTTCTTTGTTCTCTTTTCGCGGTTTAGAACGGCTGCTTGCTGGGTGTCTTCGGGTGCCTGTATTTGGACTCTTGGAGCGGCCTTGTTATCTGGGTTTAGGGGTGATGGAACTGCTGGACTGTGGTCGTCTTCGAGCGTGCGCTTCTGAGGGATCGTCGTGGCAGCTCCGGAAGGTGTTTGCTCCCTTCGGGGAGAGCCTACGTCGCTGGCCATATGTAGCTCGGCAGACGTCGTGCTAGCAGTAACGTTGACAAATATTTAACTAAGTGATTAGTTTTGCTTTCGCAAGCTGTCCTTGTCCTGAAGTCGACTTGTGTTTGGACTCGAACGGCGAGCACTCCAAGTCCAAAGTAGGTACCGACGGGAGCTCTTCTGATCGACGACAGCTTATGGATGCTAAGAATAATCTGAGAATTGCCCGATGGTGATCCTACGGGTAAATGCTTTGGTACTCGGAGAAGACGCGTACTTTTGGAGAGCGCAATTGGGTTAAAGAGTCCAGTTTCGGAGCGATTTGATGTTCTTTCTGGGGATTTCTGTAAAGAGTTGAGAAATgtaagaggaaagaaagacatGTGAACCAGAAATGGTGGATGGAAGCTTCATCCACTcgaccaacagcagcagcgtgTCGCGACAAAAGGGCGGGGCATCCTTCTGTTAGTGGTTAACGGCAGGCAGGGGTCCCGGAGCTTGGCTCGCTTGTTAGTTACCACATGCATGGGACACAAAAATGCTAACAGCGCGGGAACCTGTTGCCTGCCGCAAAAAGGTCTTGAGGTTGGCTAGCGCTTGACAGTTGATACTGGGAAAGACGCCAAGGCAGTTGCGTCGCGGGTGATTCCATTGTTCGCCTTGACGCCAGCGCTTTGAATTTCTGGATTTCTTCCCCATCAACACAACAACATTTCAACACTTTCAATTCCAATTCCAAgacaaccccaaccccgagTGTCCTCCCACCTACCGGAACGACTCCCGCATCACTACAACGCCCGACGAGTATCCATAACGGCCGAGCGACAAGATGCCCGTCGTCAAGGGAGGTGTGTGGACCAACATCGAGGATGAAATCCTCAAGGCGTCGGTCAGCAAGTACGGCCTGAACCAGTGGGCCCGCGTCTCGTCGCTGCTGGCCCGCAAGACGCCCAAGCAGTGCAAGGCAAGATGGAACGAATGGCTGGATCCCAGCATCAAGAAGATCGAATggagcaaggaggaggatgagaagcTGCTGCACCTCGCCAAGCTGATGCCGACCCAATGGCGTACCATTGCCCCCATCGTTGGAAGAACCGCAAACCAGTGCCTGGAAAGATACCAAAGACTTCTCGACGAAGCTGAGCAGAGGGAGGCGTCCGCTCTTGGGCTGACGGGCCCTGATGGAGGCGAAGCTCACGCGCCCAGCGCCGACGATGTTCGCAAACTACGTCCTGGCGAGGTCGACCCCGATCCGGAGACGAAACCCGCCCGTCCCGACACCATCGATctcgatgaagatgagaaaGAAATGTTGAGCGAGGCTCGCGCGCGTCTGGCCAACACACAGGGTAAAAAGGCCAAGCGAAAGGCCCGTGAGCGACAGCAGGAGGAGTCACGCCGACTGGCCGCTCTCCAGAAGCGTCGCGAGTTGAAGACAGCCGGTATCAACATCAAGGTTACGACAAAGAAGCAGGGCCAGATGGACTACAATGCCGATATTCCATTCGAAAAGAAGCCTGTTCCCGGATTCTATGACACCACCGAGGAGATGTCTCGCAACGAGTACCAGCGCGCCCATTTCGAccccaagaagcagcaggtTGGGAACAAGCGCAAGGGTGAAGAGGACGAGAGAGACGgcaagaggagaaagggcGACAAGGACCCATCTGTGCAAGCCGCCCTCAAGGCCGGTCAACTGCAGAAGATGCGCGAGGCAGAACAGAGCAGCAAGCGGAGGGCTTTGGTCCTGCCAGCACCTCAGGTCGGCGAAGGCGAGTTGGAGGAAATTGTGAAGATGGGCATGATTGGCGAACGGGCAAATATGCTGGCTCGCGAAAGCGACAACGACGCAACTCGTGGCCTGATCAACAACTACTCGACACTCAACACCAATGCGCCAATCCGAACACCGATGGCCCCCGCTCAGGAAGACCACATCGCAAACGAGATCCGCAACATCCGAGCACTAACAGAGACGCAATCCTCGCTGCTCGGTGGAGAGAACACACCTCTACACCAGGGGGTGGGCTCTACCGGCTTCGAGTCGGTTGCGCCGCGGAAGCAGGTCATGTCAACCCCTAACCCCTTAGCCACCCCTTTGCGGGCAGCTGGAGCTGGTCCTGGCGCCACGCCCCTCCGCGTCGGCCAAACACCACTGCGCACTCCCCGTGATACATTTGCTCTCAATGATGCCGGTGACGAAATGTCCATGGTGGGCGGCACACCCCGAGATGTTAAGATGCGCGAGATGTCTATTCGGCACCAGCTCAAGCAAGGCCTCGCGTCTCTTCCCAAGCCCAAAGAGACCGAGTGGGAGCTCGAGCTGCCGGACGATCAGCAAGAGCCCAAGACCGCTGagcagctggaggaggatgctgCTGAACGTGATCGACGAGAAAGGGAGATCAGGGAGGCGCGAGAGCTGTTGGAGCGCAAGAGACGTACCCAGGTCATGCAGCGGGATCTGCCTCGGCCTGTCCAAGTCGATTATCAGTCACTCTTGAAGGAAGCCTCGCAG belongs to Neurospora crassa OR74A linkage group IV, whole genome shotgun sequence and includes:
- a CDS encoding DNA repair protein Nse1; amino-acid sequence: MEEEWEPPVPAGYNDANRAFIQAFMARGTLTFPEGQKLVAAILSATEGETVDPQSITQDTFAGFVRTAREAVEPLDYDIRSSRDQLRNGERIWAFINAHSDPATQMATTRSPEEVAYIKRLMDLLFDEYNTVRMEVMAVDEGQALKASRPSKRRESQHVNGEDEEGQPSTTASDRGLKHSEVLSLLSSLVAEGWLEKSRAGFYSLSPRALIEMWSWLVATYNDDSPSARDWQRIKFCESCKEIVTYGQRCSERDCTVRLHDICEDRYWRTRRGEKKCPKCETEWTGNHFVGERAITSRQAYQRGRGGRANGNGSGRRSDLEEAVAAQQEAAADDDDEDMAEA
- a CDS encoding Ash2-trithorax family protein, with amino-acid sequence MASDVGSPRREQTPSGAATTIPQKRTLEDDHSPAVPSPLNPDNKAAPRVQIQAPEDTQQAAVLNREKRTKKDSFKKREAKAAAGGSDSSRATPDPKQQHKEPLINELLPARYKLAPPKLTDFEPARGPVFTSHHEVQGPEGETIEFFDATEHVFNKRAFHYTHCIADPTFPSMFYYRQTETEPYAAHMAFEDSASHVYFDRQGRHVTTDKGFRMSRANVAVREGRWYWECKVTRGTLREPGSEGDTKAHGHVRVGWARREASLDAPVGFDCYSYGIRDVAGQKVHMSRPKDFFPPGEEIKEGDVIGLEIQLPSEHLHRKIVTGHYNPAVDLADDEPSLEAPNIIRDRIPIRFKQHIYFEKIDYHTTKELEDLFSPAPVASASSNSPEPPNPNHPLPSLRTLPNSYIKIYKNGKDMGTPWTDLFAFLPPASKQSTQSGAHAGREALDDGTVGYYPAVSVFRGGAVEVNFGPDFWFPPPGSGLPQKQQNGVGDEDDVDMLDDGSVPNQEPLRPVSGRYEEQIVEDIVYDIIDEVGFWAQDGGKVIDRFNLTAKDAEKLLATGGGGAQLLPGGRDEIKELVQDD
- a CDS encoding pre-mRNA-splicing factor cef-1; protein product: MPVVKGGVWTNIEDEILKASVSKYGLNQWARVSSLLARKTPKQCKARWNEWLDPSIKKIEWSKEEDEKLLHLAKLMPTQWRTIAPIVGRTANQCLERYQRLLDEAEQREASALGLTGPDGGEAHAPSADDVRKLRPGEVDPDPETKPARPDTIDLDEDEKEMLSEARARLANTQGKKAKRKARERQQEESRRLAALQKRRELKTAGINIKVTTKKQGQMDYNADIPFEKKPVPGFYDTTEEMSRNEYQRAHFDPKKQQVGNKRKGEEDERDGKRRKGDKDPSVQAALKAGQLQKMREAEQSSKRRALVLPAPQVGEGELEEIVKMGMIGERANMLARESDNDATRGLINNYSTLNTNAPIRTPMAPAQEDHIANEIRNIRALTETQSSLLGGENTPLHQGVGSTGFESVAPRKQVMSTPNPLATPLRAAGAGPGATPLRVGQTPLRTPRDTFALNDAGDEMSMVGGTPRDVKMREMSIRHQLKQGLASLPKPKETEWELELPDDQQEPKTAEQLEEDAAERDRREREIREARELLERKRRTQVMQRDLPRPVQVDYQSLLKEASQAEDPVKVLIAREAALLVAHDATKYPLPGAQPTGRALEIQKIDDAALQEAKLQVLMEIKDKPKPEEVQAVWEKSNSSSLLLGLGCYEDDEEEEQISTMQIALEEVIDQIVASAEKGNKLEKKLNLHLGGYKNRAEMLRKKISEAHEALEKANNALGAFKVLQSSEQAAIRNRLAALREEVGFVSTREREAQELYRRTREELDALTLNGPKANGFR